A genomic segment from Anticarsia gemmatalis isolate Benzon Research Colony breed Stoneville strain chromosome 12, ilAntGemm2 primary, whole genome shotgun sequence encodes:
- the LOC142977076 gene encoding connectin-like, with amino-acid sequence MERRIAGVIYILITFALVNEMSINVYARDNNKRRTKEKIGGFQKNICDISDRDSKVHCYCENTREPRNATKAECWVFSGGIPRDDLIWQSFASQPTLQTLSFNVRVDGALGYIPTKALLYLQRLRSINIKYGNIVEVSSFAFANLTNLKEASLSQNQIENLMQYSFAHLPNITTINLEENMIIDIDAEAFFDLPKLQKLVFTKNNITTIRNGTFQHTFNLLELDLNKNNIYYLNRRTFDGLANLRRLDLRKNRIQNLTEFTFAELWNLQELLLGKNDLRYISERAFDGLSQLRKLSLDDNKLASLPSGLFEGVRGLSSVDLRSNELHALTFDNIKPILDNLKPQNSNLLLEENNFVCDCRLKWMQALRNETKSQNTKDSLDLVTCKMDPPIVSSAYNKMPDAIDDNKLDYNQDILHAGLTIETLNDKMNITVKNTLPGDLTKDDGNEIAKKGVKRNVLKIPPDTLPCPREVIKTTEMPSYIVDPVIPIQNEMKTYRFHEMNSGNIQLRSSFLVLWCVCFRFFFT; translated from the exons ATGGAGAGACGAATCGCCGGCGTAATCTACATATTGATCACTTTCGCTCTTGTTAATGAAATGTCAATAAACGTGTACGCGAGGGACAACAACAAGAGGCGGACCAAAGAGAAAATAGGAGGCTTCCAAAAGAATATTTGCGATATCTCCGACAGAGACTCAAAAGTTCACTGCTACTGCGAAAATACTAGAGAACCTAGGAATGCGACCAAAGCGGAATGTTGGGTGTTCAGCGGCGGAATACCGCGCGACGACCTCATCTGGCAGAGTTTTGCGTCCCAACCAACTTTGCAAACTTTGTCTTTTAACGTCCGAGTCGATGGCGCTTTGGGCTACATACCTACCAAGGCACTATTATATTTACAACGGCTCAGGTCAATCAATATAAAGTACGGGAACATAGTTGAGGTCTCTTCTTTCGCCTTTGCCAATTTAACCAACCTCAAAGAGGCCAGTCTCTCCCAGAATCAAATAGAAAACTTAATGCAGTACTCCTTTGCTCACTTACCGAATATAACAACGATTAACTTGGAAGAGAACATGATCATAGACATTGACGCAGAAGCCTTTTTTGATCTGCCAAAGCTGCAAAAACTTGTGTTCACAAAGAATAATATTACAACTATAAGAAACGGAACTTTTCAACACACGTTCAATTTACTTGAACTGGATTTGAATAAGAACAACATCTATTATTTGAATCGAAGGACATTTGACGGCTTGGCGAATCTAAGGAGATTGGATCTAAGAAAGAATCGAATACAAAATTTGACGGAATTCACGTTCGCCGAACTGTGGAATCTACAAGAATTACTGTTGGGCAAAAATGATCTGAGGTATATATCGGAGAGAGCGTTCGACGGCCTGTCTCAACTGCGAAAGTTGTCCCTTGATGATAATAAACTGGCCTCACTCCCGTCGGGACTGTTCGAGGGCGTGAGAGGGCTGAGCTCCGTGGACTTGCGCTCCAACGAGTTACACGCATTAACTTTCGACAACATCAAGCCTATATTGGACAACTTGAAACCTCAAAACAGTAATCTGCTACTCGAAG AGAACAACTTCGTGTGTGACTGTAGACTGAAATGGATGCAAGCTCTGCGAAATGAGACTAAGAGCCAGAACACAAAGGACTCTTTAGACCTCGTGACGTGTAAAATGGATCCGCCGATTGTAAGCTCGGCGTACAACAAGATGCCAGACGCTATAGATGACAACAAACTGGATTATAACCAAGACATACTTCACGCCGGCCTCACTATTGAAACGCTGAACGACAAAATGAATATCACAGTCAAGAATACGTTACCAGGGGATCTGACTAAAGACGACGGTAATGAAATAGCCAAAAAGGGTGTTAAGAGAAATGTGTTGAAAATCCCTCCTGATACCCTTCCTTGCCCCAGAGAGGTTATAAAAACGACAGAGATGCCATCTTACATTGTAGATCCTGTGATACCAATACAGAATGAGATGAAGACGTATAGATTCCACGAAATGAATTCTGGTAACATTCAATTAAGGTCTAGTTTCTTAGTGTTATGGTgtgtttgttttagatttttctttACTTAG